One Paenarthrobacter aurescens TC1 DNA window includes the following coding sequences:
- a CDS encoding putative glyoxalase family protein (identified by match to protein family HMM PF00903) has product MPKPDITPGSPCWIDLVTSDTEKAKAFYTALFGWTYETGDQEKYGGYITASKNGRMVAGIMEKQADMGAMPDVWSTYLRTDDIKATTEAAAANGGRVLMEPMEVPEQGSMAMYGDASGAAIGAWQFGEMKGYEVAAEAGAPAWHELLSKDYESAVTFYQKVFGWDTEVMSDTPEFRYTTLGAGDDAKAGIMDASGFLPEQVPSMWSVYFAVEDTDATAERAASLGATIMQPAEDTPFGRLATLSDPTGAVFKVIQDLGQTA; this is encoded by the coding sequence ATGCCCAAGCCTGACATCACTCCCGGTTCCCCCTGCTGGATCGACCTTGTGACGTCCGATACGGAGAAGGCCAAGGCCTTTTACACGGCACTTTTCGGCTGGACCTATGAAACCGGAGACCAGGAAAAGTACGGCGGCTACATCACGGCTTCCAAGAATGGCCGGATGGTTGCGGGCATCATGGAGAAGCAGGCGGACATGGGGGCCATGCCGGACGTTTGGTCCACCTACCTTCGCACCGACGACATCAAAGCAACCACCGAGGCCGCTGCCGCCAACGGCGGCCGGGTGCTCATGGAACCCATGGAGGTCCCCGAGCAAGGCAGCATGGCCATGTACGGGGATGCCTCAGGCGCCGCAATCGGCGCCTGGCAGTTCGGTGAAATGAAGGGCTATGAGGTGGCGGCTGAGGCCGGAGCTCCCGCCTGGCATGAACTGCTTTCCAAGGACTACGAGTCCGCGGTCACTTTCTACCAGAAGGTCTTCGGCTGGGACACGGAGGTCATGAGCGACACTCCGGAATTCCGATACACAACCCTGGGTGCCGGTGACGACGCCAAGGCGGGCATCATGGATGCCTCCGGTTTCCTGCCCGAGCAGGTCCCCTCCATGTGGAGTGTGTATTTCGCGGTGGAAGACACGGACGCCACTGCTGAGCGAGCCGCGTCCCTCGGTGCCACCATTATGCAGCCCGCCGAGGACACACCCTTCGGGCGCTTGGCCACGTTATCGGACCCCACCGGCGCCGTTTTCAAGGTGATCCAGGACTTGGGCCAGACCGCCTAG
- a CDS encoding putative transcriptional regulator, PadR family (identified by match to protein family HMM PF03551), protein MSIRHSLLALLQDQPRYGYELRVEFEDRTGAAWPLNIGQVYTTLDRLERDGLVSKDGDDGGGHVVYSITDAGAEEVEAWFAGAVDRGNPPRNEIAIKLALAVSLPDVDTSAVIQSQREVSVKALQEHTQARKAVSANQRSSDTAWLLVLDSLIFQAEAEVRWLDLCEARMVQVQRRPGE, encoded by the coding sequence ATGTCCATCCGGCACAGCTTGCTGGCCCTGCTTCAGGACCAGCCCCGGTACGGCTATGAGCTGCGCGTCGAATTCGAGGACAGGACCGGGGCAGCCTGGCCGTTGAACATCGGCCAGGTGTACACAACGCTGGACCGGCTGGAGCGCGACGGCCTGGTCAGCAAAGACGGCGACGACGGCGGCGGGCACGTCGTGTACAGCATCACCGACGCCGGGGCTGAGGAAGTCGAAGCGTGGTTCGCCGGCGCAGTGGACCGAGGCAATCCTCCACGAAACGAAATTGCCATCAAGTTGGCGCTCGCGGTGTCGCTTCCGGACGTGGATACCTCTGCGGTGATCCAGTCCCAACGGGAAGTCTCGGTCAAGGCTCTGCAGGAACATACGCAGGCGAGAAAGGCGGTCTCCGCCAACCAACGATCGTCGGATACCGCCTGGCTCCTGGTGCTCGATTCACTGATTTTCCAGGCCGAAGCGGAAGTTCGATGGTTGGATCTCTGCGAGGCGCGCATGGTGCAAGTTCAGCGCCGGCCGGGAGAGTGA
- a CDS encoding putative D-serine/D-alanine/glycine transporter (identified by match to protein family HMM PF00324): protein MTIQRPPSTGTDSPHLERQLSNRHIQLIAIGGAIGTGLFMGSGKTISAAGPSVIFVYMIIGFMLFFVMRAMGELLLSNLNYKSFSDFAADLLGPWAGFFNGWTYWFCWVITGIADVIAIAGYSQELWPSLPLWVPGLITIGILLLLNLATVKAFGETEFWFALIKIVAIAALIIVGLFMIFSGFQSDAGPASFTNLWSHGGFFPNEFMGFVAGFQIAVFAFVGIELVGTTAAEAKDPEKNLPKAINSIPIRVLLFYVGALIILMSVTPWTQFAAGHSPFIAMFSLAGLGAAATIVNLVVLTSAMSSANSGIYSTSRMVFGLAQEGDAPKVFGALSGRKVPRNALFLSCILLLSGVVLMYAGSDIGKAFDMVTTVSAVCFVFVWSIILASYLAFRKRRPHLHESSAFKMPGGVVMVWVVFAFFAFVLWALTTQPDTLAALLATPVWFIILGVAWLILRRRPAHLARYEEFKAELQRDAERDREPEPVNK from the coding sequence TTGACGATTCAGCGCCCGCCTTCCACCGGCACAGATTCACCCCACCTCGAGCGACAACTCAGCAACCGCCACATCCAGCTCATCGCCATCGGCGGAGCCATTGGCACCGGCCTCTTCATGGGATCCGGCAAGACCATTTCCGCTGCCGGCCCATCCGTCATCTTCGTGTACATGATCATCGGCTTCATGCTGTTCTTCGTTATGCGCGCCATGGGCGAACTGCTGCTCAGCAACCTCAATTACAAATCCTTCAGCGACTTCGCCGCCGACCTCCTGGGACCGTGGGCCGGCTTCTTCAACGGCTGGACGTACTGGTTCTGCTGGGTGATCACCGGGATCGCGGACGTGATCGCAATCGCGGGGTATTCCCAGGAACTTTGGCCCTCCCTGCCCCTCTGGGTGCCGGGCCTGATCACCATCGGCATCCTCCTGCTCCTGAACCTCGCCACCGTGAAAGCCTTCGGTGAGACGGAGTTCTGGTTCGCCCTCATCAAGATCGTGGCCATTGCGGCGCTCATCATCGTTGGCCTATTCATGATTTTCAGCGGCTTCCAGTCCGACGCCGGACCGGCCAGCTTCACCAACCTGTGGAGCCACGGCGGCTTCTTCCCGAATGAATTCATGGGCTTCGTGGCCGGCTTCCAGATCGCCGTCTTCGCGTTCGTGGGCATCGAACTCGTGGGCACAACAGCTGCCGAGGCCAAGGACCCCGAGAAGAACCTCCCCAAAGCCATCAACTCCATCCCCATCCGCGTGCTGCTCTTTTATGTGGGCGCGCTGATCATCCTCATGTCCGTCACCCCGTGGACCCAGTTTGCTGCCGGACATAGCCCCTTCATCGCCATGTTCTCGCTCGCTGGTCTCGGCGCAGCGGCCACCATCGTCAACCTGGTGGTGCTGACCTCGGCCATGTCTTCGGCAAACTCTGGCATCTACTCCACGTCCCGCATGGTGTTCGGACTCGCGCAGGAAGGCGACGCACCCAAGGTTTTCGGCGCGCTGTCCGGACGCAAAGTGCCCCGCAACGCCCTGTTCCTGTCCTGCATCCTGCTGCTGTCCGGCGTCGTCCTCATGTATGCCGGCTCGGACATCGGCAAGGCGTTCGACATGGTCACTACGGTGTCCGCTGTGTGTTTCGTCTTCGTCTGGTCCATCATCCTGGCGAGCTACCTTGCCTTCCGGAAGCGCCGCCCGCACTTGCACGAGTCCTCGGCGTTCAAAATGCCCGGTGGAGTGGTGATGGTGTGGGTGGTGTTCGCGTTCTTCGCCTTCGTCCTCTGGGCTCTGACCACGCAACCGGACACGCTCGCGGCCCTGTTGGCCACGCCCGTGTGGTTCATCATTCTGGGTGTCGCCTGGTTGATTCTCCGGCGCCGTCCCGCGCACTTGGCCCGTTACGAGGAGTTCAAGGCTGAGCTCCAGCGGGATGCAGAAAGGGACCGGGAACCGGAACCCGTGAACAAGTAA
- a CDS encoding putative 5'-nucleotidase family protein (identified by match to protein family HMM PF00149; match to protein family HMM PF02872; match to protein family HMM PF03372), whose translation MKFMHWKSLAGTVLSAGLITAPLTAVPAFAADELAAGASPVVINEAYLSGGSNGAAFKNKFVELYNSSDAPVSLAGWSLQYRSATTSTAPTGITPLTGSIPAKGYFLIQGATNSGTSTAPELPKADVQAAGTLNPSGTTGTLILAKQATAVAPLPTGSVTGNAAIADLLGYGTSNTFETAVATAPTVNSDVKSLNRTNGADTDSNAADFSLSATITPTASNGSGTPPVDPQPEPGVKTIAEIQGTGTASPFVGSTVTTSGKVTAVYATGGFNGYYVQTAGSGGDNAGAARTASDALFVYSPSTAPTVQPGDYVQLTGVVSEFASQTQLTVEAAGLKKLPEAAPEVKSTPFTLPANEAARESLEGMLLAPQGDFTVTDNYSLNQYGEIGLAAGTSPLVQPTAVATYGSPEYAAVVADNALRGIKLDDGASTNFLKDATTKAQQLPYLTTSDPVRVGSPAQFRTDVILGYGNNSWKFQPLTALSPANADSVQPASFTASRPEGAADVGGNLKLASFNVLNYFPTTGDQLAGCVFYTDREGNPITVKEGCNARGAANAENFERQQSKIVAAITKSGADVVSLEEIENSAQFGKNRDDALSKLVDALNVKTPGVWDYVRTPANAPPLSDEDMIRTAFIYKKAAAEPVGESIIHNDTVAFASARKPLAQLFKPVGGDDDKKFIAIVNHFKSKGSAATPDDTDKGQGASNIARTKQAESLLAFSKDLQASKGTDKVFLIGDFNAYAKEDPINVLTGAGYTDLEVGTGKHSYLFGGMVGSLDHILASPAAHKVVTGTDIWNINSVESVALEYSRYNNNVTNYYAQDEFRASDHDPVVVGLNLTADQPATVDLQFLGINDFHGRIDSNTVLFAGTVEKLRAAAAPGATAFISAGDNIGASLFASSVAKDQPTIDVLNALELQASAVGNHEFDGGWADLRDRVTAGGTNAKFAYLGANVYQKGTSTPVLPEYKVMDMNGMRVAVIGTVTQEVPSLVTPAGIADLEFGDPVEAINRVAAKIKADNLADLIIVENHDGAASGTPEGATLEQEVAAGGPFAKLVNETTPDVAAIFTGHTHKEYAWDAPILDANGQPTGKTRPIVQTGNYGENVGSVTLTVDTASKSVTSYKAAIVDRTTETAESLVATYPRVAAVKTIVDKALAQAAEIGNQPVGAVTADITTAFTPDPAGGAPKRDDRANESTLGNLVADSLVDTLKAPELGAAEIGVVNPGGLRNELYYAPDGTITYAEANAVLPFVNNLWTTSLTGAQFKTLLEQQWQTNSDGTIPSRPYQQLGVSKNVNYTYDAARAAGDRITGIWVNGAVLDPAKQYRIGTFSFLATGGDNFRVFKEGTNTKDTGLVDRDAWIKYLREHNPVSPDFARRSVAVANSTAAEVKAGESITLAISKLNLTSIGSPANATLNAVFVDGKGSESALGSVPVTAGTATVDLKVPAAAAAGTGTLVLTAVESGTVVKTLVNVAESGTNPPQCTAPVKPSKWYDIVGWIRYGFAWLEYQRCLRG comes from the coding sequence ATGAAATTTATGCATTGGAAATCCTTGGCGGGCACTGTCCTGTCGGCTGGGCTGATTACCGCCCCGCTGACGGCAGTACCGGCCTTTGCAGCTGATGAGCTCGCAGCCGGCGCATCGCCCGTGGTGATCAACGAGGCCTACCTCAGCGGTGGCAGCAACGGTGCGGCCTTCAAGAACAAGTTCGTGGAGCTTTACAATTCCTCGGACGCACCGGTCAGCCTGGCGGGCTGGTCGCTGCAGTACCGGTCTGCCACTACCAGCACAGCGCCCACGGGGATCACGCCCCTGACCGGCAGCATCCCCGCGAAGGGATATTTCCTGATCCAAGGCGCCACCAACAGCGGAACGTCCACGGCGCCGGAACTACCCAAAGCCGATGTCCAGGCAGCCGGCACGCTGAACCCCAGCGGAACTACCGGGACGCTGATCCTGGCCAAGCAGGCCACTGCCGTCGCTCCCCTTCCGACGGGGTCGGTGACGGGCAACGCAGCCATCGCTGACCTCCTGGGCTACGGCACCTCCAACACCTTTGAGACCGCCGTTGCCACCGCACCCACCGTCAACTCGGACGTTAAGAGCCTCAACCGCACCAATGGTGCGGACACCGACTCCAACGCGGCGGATTTCAGCCTCAGCGCCACCATCACCCCCACCGCCTCCAACGGCAGCGGAACCCCGCCCGTCGACCCCCAGCCCGAGCCCGGGGTCAAGACCATCGCCGAGATTCAAGGAACCGGTACAGCCAGCCCGTTTGTTGGCAGCACCGTGACAACCAGCGGCAAGGTCACCGCTGTCTATGCGACCGGCGGTTTCAACGGCTACTACGTCCAAACCGCCGGAAGTGGCGGGGACAACGCGGGGGCGGCCAGGACGGCGTCGGACGCTTTGTTCGTCTATTCGCCGTCGACGGCGCCAACGGTCCAACCGGGCGACTACGTGCAGCTCACCGGTGTGGTCAGCGAATTCGCCAGCCAAACCCAGCTGACCGTTGAGGCGGCGGGGTTGAAGAAGCTGCCCGAAGCCGCGCCGGAGGTTAAGTCCACGCCGTTCACGCTGCCAGCCAATGAGGCCGCCCGGGAAAGCCTGGAAGGCATGCTCCTGGCCCCGCAAGGTGACTTTACGGTCACGGACAACTACTCCCTGAACCAGTACGGCGAGATCGGCCTCGCGGCCGGCACATCGCCTTTGGTACAGCCGACGGCGGTAGCCACCTACGGTTCGCCGGAGTATGCCGCTGTGGTAGCGGACAACGCGCTGCGCGGGATCAAGCTCGACGACGGTGCGTCCACCAACTTCTTGAAGGACGCCACCACCAAGGCCCAGCAATTGCCCTACCTGACCACGTCCGATCCTGTCCGCGTCGGTTCCCCGGCGCAGTTCCGGACTGACGTCATCCTGGGCTACGGCAACAACTCCTGGAAGTTCCAGCCCCTGACTGCGCTGAGCCCGGCCAACGCTGACTCTGTCCAGCCGGCGAGCTTCACCGCCTCCCGGCCAGAAGGTGCCGCCGACGTGGGGGGCAACCTCAAGCTGGCTTCCTTCAACGTGCTGAACTACTTCCCCACCACCGGTGACCAGCTGGCCGGCTGCGTCTTCTACACCGACCGCGAGGGCAACCCGATCACGGTCAAGGAAGGCTGCAACGCCCGCGGTGCTGCCAACGCGGAGAACTTCGAGCGCCAGCAGAGCAAGATCGTTGCCGCCATCACCAAGTCCGGCGCCGACGTCGTATCCCTTGAAGAGATCGAGAACTCGGCGCAGTTCGGCAAGAACCGCGACGACGCCTTGTCCAAGCTGGTGGATGCCCTCAACGTCAAGACACCCGGTGTTTGGGACTACGTGCGCACACCCGCCAACGCTCCCCCGCTGAGCGACGAGGACATGATCCGCACAGCATTCATCTACAAGAAGGCAGCGGCCGAGCCCGTGGGCGAGTCCATCATCCACAACGACACCGTGGCCTTCGCAAGTGCCCGCAAGCCCCTCGCGCAGCTCTTCAAGCCGGTTGGCGGGGACGATGACAAAAAGTTCATCGCGATCGTGAACCACTTCAAGTCCAAGGGCTCCGCCGCGACCCCGGATGACACGGACAAGGGCCAGGGCGCGTCGAACATCGCACGCACAAAGCAGGCTGAATCCCTGCTCGCCTTCTCCAAGGACCTCCAGGCGTCCAAGGGCACGGACAAGGTCTTCCTGATCGGCGACTTCAACGCCTACGCCAAGGAAGATCCCATCAACGTCCTCACCGGCGCCGGTTACACCGACCTTGAGGTGGGTACAGGCAAGCACTCGTACCTCTTCGGAGGCATGGTTGGCTCGCTGGACCACATCCTCGCTTCTCCTGCCGCCCACAAGGTGGTGACCGGAACAGACATCTGGAACATCAACTCCGTGGAGTCCGTCGCGCTGGAGTACAGCAGGTATAACAACAATGTGACCAACTACTATGCCCAGGACGAGTTCCGGGCCAGTGACCACGATCCTGTGGTGGTGGGCCTGAACCTGACTGCGGACCAACCGGCAACCGTCGACCTGCAGTTCCTGGGTATCAACGACTTCCACGGGCGGATCGACTCAAACACCGTCCTGTTCGCCGGAACGGTGGAAAAGCTCCGCGCTGCAGCTGCTCCCGGCGCTACGGCCTTCATTTCGGCCGGTGACAACATCGGTGCTTCCCTCTTCGCTTCTTCGGTGGCGAAGGACCAACCCACCATCGACGTCTTGAACGCGCTCGAATTGCAGGCTTCCGCTGTAGGCAACCACGAGTTCGACGGCGGTTGGGCGGACCTGCGCGACCGCGTCACAGCTGGAGGTACCAACGCGAAGTTCGCCTACCTGGGCGCGAACGTCTACCAGAAGGGCACCAGCACCCCGGTCCTGCCGGAGTACAAGGTGATGGACATGAACGGCATGCGGGTAGCAGTGATCGGTACTGTCACGCAGGAAGTTCCGTCCCTGGTGACCCCGGCCGGAATCGCGGATCTGGAGTTCGGCGATCCTGTGGAAGCCATCAACCGGGTTGCCGCGAAGATCAAGGCCGACAACCTGGCAGACCTCATCATCGTGGAAAACCACGACGGCGCTGCTTCCGGAACACCCGAGGGCGCCACGTTGGAGCAGGAAGTTGCAGCCGGCGGGCCGTTCGCCAAGCTGGTCAACGAAACCACTCCCGACGTCGCCGCGATCTTCACAGGACACACGCACAAGGAATACGCCTGGGACGCTCCGATCCTGGACGCCAACGGCCAGCCCACCGGCAAGACCCGCCCCATTGTGCAGACTGGCAACTACGGCGAGAACGTGGGCAGCGTGACCCTCACAGTGGACACCGCAAGCAAGTCCGTGACCTCTTACAAGGCCGCCATCGTGGACCGGACTACCGAGACCGCTGAAAGCCTCGTTGCCACCTACCCGCGTGTGGCGGCAGTGAAAACCATCGTGGACAAGGCCCTCGCCCAGGCTGCCGAGATCGGCAACCAGCCGGTAGGCGCGGTGACAGCTGATATCACCACGGCCTTCACCCCGGATCCCGCCGGCGGCGCCCCCAAGCGGGACGATCGCGCGAACGAATCCACGCTCGGCAACCTGGTGGCGGACTCCCTGGTGGATACACTCAAGGCTCCCGAACTGGGTGCGGCGGAGATCGGCGTCGTGAACCCCGGAGGCCTGCGTAATGAGCTGTACTACGCACCGGACGGGACCATCACCTACGCCGAGGCCAACGCGGTCCTGCCGTTCGTGAACAATCTCTGGACCACGTCGCTGACCGGCGCTCAGTTCAAGACGCTCCTGGAGCAGCAGTGGCAGACCAACTCCGACGGCACCATTCCCAGCCGCCCCTACCAGCAGCTGGGCGTGTCCAAGAACGTCAACTACACCTACGACGCCGCCCGCGCCGCAGGTGACCGCATCACCGGCATCTGGGTGAACGGTGCTGTGCTCGATCCTGCCAAGCAGTACAGGATCGGGACGTTCAGCTTCCTGGCTACCGGCGGTGACAACTTCCGGGTCTTCAAGGAAGGGACCAACACCAAAGACACGGGCTTGGTGGACCGCGATGCGTGGATCAAGTACCTGCGCGAGCACAACCCTGTTTCGCCCGACTTCGCACGCCGTTCCGTTGCCGTGGCCAACTCCACGGCGGCTGAGGTCAAGGCCGGAGAGTCCATTACGCTGGCCATCTCCAAGCTGAACCTCACCTCCATCGGCAGCCCGGCCAACGCAACGCTGAATGCAGTGTTCGTCGATGGCAAGGGCTCGGAATCGGCACTCGGTTCGGTCCCGGTGACCGCGGGCACCGCCACGGTGGACCTCAAGGTTCCCGCCGCGGCAGCTGCAGGCACCGGCACGTTGGTGCTGACCGCCGTCGAGAGCGGAACCGTGGTGAAAACGCTGGTGAACGTGGCGGAAAGCGGCACCAACCCGCCGCAGTGCACCGCACCCGTCAAGCCGTCCAAGTGGTACGACATCGTGGGATGGATCCGGTACGGCTTTGCCTGGTTGGAGTACCAGAGGTGCCTGAGGGGCTAG
- a CDS encoding putative quinone oxidoreductase (identified by match to protein family HMM PF00107; match to protein family HMM TIGR02824), with product MKAVYISEPGGPEVLEIREVPSPVPGEGEVLIDVVAAGLNRADVQQRRGFYPPPPGASEVPGLEVSGRIAAFGPGVTKAFSVGDKVVALLSGGGYAQQVAVPAEQVLRIPDGVDLITAASLPEVAATVYSNLIMTAQLQPGETVLIHGATGGIGTMAIQLAKAYGAKVATTAGTDEKVGTAKAFLGADIAINYTEEDFAESLKAHNGGKGADVILDVVGAKYLQQNIEALADYGRLIVIGLQGGTKAEINLGQLLSKRAAVIGTALRPRPVTEKGIIMSAVRESVWPMLTDGRIKPLVAKSFPLDQVREAHEYFDSGEHVGKVLLLL from the coding sequence ATGAAAGCCGTCTACATCTCAGAGCCAGGCGGGCCCGAAGTCCTCGAAATCCGCGAGGTCCCCTCTCCGGTGCCCGGCGAGGGCGAGGTGCTGATCGACGTCGTGGCTGCGGGCCTGAACCGTGCGGACGTCCAGCAGCGGCGTGGCTTCTATCCGCCGCCCCCGGGCGCCTCGGAAGTTCCTGGCTTGGAGGTCTCCGGCCGCATCGCCGCTTTCGGCCCCGGCGTCACCAAGGCATTCTCTGTGGGGGACAAAGTAGTGGCACTGTTGTCCGGCGGTGGCTACGCCCAGCAGGTCGCAGTCCCGGCGGAGCAGGTTCTCCGGATTCCCGACGGCGTGGACCTGATAACAGCGGCCTCGCTGCCCGAAGTTGCGGCCACGGTGTACTCGAACCTGATCATGACCGCTCAGCTGCAACCCGGCGAGACCGTGCTCATCCACGGTGCAACCGGCGGCATCGGCACCATGGCCATCCAACTGGCCAAGGCCTATGGCGCAAAGGTGGCAACCACGGCGGGCACTGACGAGAAAGTGGGTACCGCCAAGGCCTTCCTGGGTGCCGATATCGCCATCAACTACACCGAAGAGGATTTTGCTGAAAGCCTCAAGGCGCATAACGGAGGCAAAGGCGCGGACGTGATCCTCGACGTCGTGGGTGCCAAATACCTGCAACAGAACATCGAGGCGCTCGCCGACTACGGACGACTCATCGTCATCGGCCTGCAAGGTGGTACCAAAGCTGAGATTAACCTCGGCCAGCTCCTCAGCAAACGGGCTGCCGTCATCGGAACAGCCCTCCGGCCGCGACCGGTTACTGAAAAGGGAATCATCATGTCCGCCGTGCGTGAGTCGGTGTGGCCCATGCTCACCGATGGCCGGATCAAGCCCCTTGTGGCCAAGTCCTTCCCCTTGGATCAAGTCCGGGAAGCGCATGAATACTTTGACTCCGGCGAGCACGTGGGCAAAGTCCTCCTGCTCCTCTGA
- a CDS encoding putative carbon starvation protein CstA (identified by match to protein family HMM PF02554): MGKVPDQTGLAEGLDPTLPAPAVDDSVREAEERKWTPAKIGLWVAISLLGAVAWFMLALVRGETVNAIWFVFAAVCTYLIGYRFYSKVIERYLLKPDDRRATPAEYKADGKDYVRTDRNVLFGHHFAAIAGAGPLVGPVIAAQMGYLPGTIWIIIGVVLAGAVQDYLVMFFSMRRGGRSLGQMAREELGVIGGTAALIATLLIMIIIVAILALVVVNALGESPWGVFSVGMTIPIALFMGVYLRFIRPGKVMEVSIIGFVLLMAAIIGGGAVAGTEWGAAFFHLDKVTIAWGIIIYGFIAAILPVWLLLAPRDYLSTFMKIGVIVMLALAIIVVRPEITVPAFSEFASRENGPVFSGALFPFLFVTIACGALSGFHALISSGTTPKLIEKERQTRFIGYGGMLMESFVAIMALVAAISIDRGIYFAMNAPLALTGGTVESAAQWVNSLGLANVNITPDVLAQTAKDVGEESIISRSGGAPTLAVGLAHIMQQFIGGPGMMAFWYHFAIMFEALFILTAVDAGTRVARFMLQDSIGNFVPKFKEASWRPGAWLCTAIMVGAWGAVLLMGVTDPLGGINTLFPLFGIANQLLAAIALAVCMAITAKRGVFKWLWIVAAPLAFAAVVTITASFHKIFSPVPAVGYFANNQAFSKALADGKTEFGTAKTVAAMEAVVRNTMIQGVLSVIFVTLSIIVIVAALIATIRAIRAGGGQDHEDPPVPSKVYAPAGLFPTVAEKKLLAEWNALPAEKRTQKAGHH, translated from the coding sequence ATGGGCAAGGTTCCTGACCAGACCGGACTCGCGGAAGGACTGGATCCCACACTGCCTGCACCGGCCGTGGATGATTCTGTTCGCGAAGCCGAAGAACGAAAGTGGACTCCGGCCAAGATCGGGCTTTGGGTGGCGATTTCGCTGCTGGGAGCCGTGGCATGGTTCATGCTTGCGCTGGTTCGCGGCGAGACCGTCAACGCGATCTGGTTTGTCTTCGCGGCAGTTTGTACCTATTTGATCGGCTACCGTTTCTACTCCAAGGTTATTGAGCGCTATCTGCTCAAGCCCGATGATCGCCGTGCCACCCCTGCCGAGTACAAGGCCGACGGCAAGGACTACGTCCGCACGGACCGCAATGTCCTTTTCGGGCACCACTTCGCGGCCATTGCGGGCGCCGGCCCGTTGGTGGGACCCGTCATCGCGGCCCAGATGGGTTACCTTCCCGGCACAATCTGGATCATCATCGGCGTCGTCCTCGCCGGCGCAGTGCAGGACTACCTGGTCATGTTCTTCTCCATGCGCCGCGGTGGACGTTCCCTGGGCCAGATGGCACGTGAAGAATTGGGCGTCATCGGCGGCACTGCTGCCCTCATCGCAACCCTGCTCATCATGATCATCATTGTGGCCATCCTCGCGCTGGTGGTGGTCAACGCCCTCGGCGAGAGCCCGTGGGGCGTGTTCTCCGTGGGCATGACCATCCCCATCGCGTTGTTCATGGGTGTCTACCTGCGCTTCATCCGGCCGGGCAAGGTGATGGAGGTGTCCATCATCGGCTTCGTGCTCCTGATGGCAGCCATCATCGGCGGCGGCGCCGTTGCCGGTACCGAGTGGGGTGCGGCCTTCTTCCACTTGGACAAGGTCACCATTGCCTGGGGCATCATCATTTACGGTTTCATCGCCGCAATCCTGCCCGTCTGGCTGCTCCTGGCTCCGCGCGATTACCTCTCCACGTTCATGAAGATCGGCGTGATCGTGATGCTCGCGCTCGCCATCATCGTGGTGCGGCCGGAGATCACCGTCCCGGCGTTCAGCGAGTTCGCCAGCCGGGAGAACGGCCCTGTGTTCTCCGGCGCACTGTTCCCGTTCCTGTTCGTCACCATCGCTTGTGGCGCCCTGTCCGGTTTCCATGCGCTCATTTCTTCGGGAACCACACCCAAGCTGATCGAGAAGGAACGGCAGACCCGCTTCATCGGTTACGGCGGCATGCTGATGGAGTCCTTCGTGGCCATCATGGCCTTGGTGGCCGCGATCTCGATCGACCGTGGCATCTACTTCGCCATGAACGCACCTCTGGCCCTTACCGGCGGCACTGTGGAATCCGCGGCGCAGTGGGTGAACAGCCTTGGCCTGGCCAATGTGAACATCACTCCGGACGTGCTGGCCCAGACCGCAAAGGACGTCGGCGAGGAAAGCATCATTTCCCGTTCCGGTGGCGCTCCCACGCTGGCAGTCGGTTTGGCGCACATCATGCAGCAGTTCATCGGCGGACCGGGGATGATGGCTTTCTGGTACCACTTCGCCATCATGTTCGAAGCCCTCTTCATCCTTACCGCCGTTGACGCAGGCACCCGTGTTGCCCGCTTCATGCTGCAGGACTCCATCGGCAACTTTGTTCCCAAGTTCAAGGAGGCCTCGTGGCGCCCCGGAGCCTGGCTGTGCACCGCCATCATGGTGGGTGCGTGGGGTGCCGTGCTCCTGATGGGCGTCACTGATCCGCTGGGTGGCATTAACACGCTCTTCCCGCTGTTCGGCATCGCCAACCAGCTTCTCGCTGCCATTGCGCTGGCGGTGTGCATGGCCATCACTGCCAAGCGTGGCGTGTTCAAATGGCTGTGGATCGTGGCAGCTCCGCTGGCGTTCGCGGCGGTTGTGACCATCACTGCCAGCTTCCACAAGATCTTCTCGCCTGTCCCCGCAGTGGGCTACTTCGCGAACAACCAGGCCTTCTCCAAAGCACTCGCTGACGGCAAGACGGAGTTCGGCACGGCCAAGACCGTCGCTGCCATGGAGGCCGTGGTCCGCAACACCATGATCCAGGGCGTGCTTTCGGTCATCTTCGTGACGTTGAGCATCATCGTGATCGTTGCTGCGCTGATTGCCACCATCAGGGCCATTCGTGCCGGCGGCGGTCAGGACCACGAGGACCCACCGGTTCCTTCCAAGGTGTACGCACCGGCGGGGCTGTTCCCGACGGTTGCTGAGAAGAAGTTGCTCGCGGAGTGGAACGCCTTGCCTGCGGAGAAACGGACCCAGAAGGCCGGCCATCACTGA